One Chanodichthys erythropterus isolate Z2021 chromosome 10, ASM2448905v1, whole genome shotgun sequence DNA segment encodes these proteins:
- the si:busm1-57f23.1 gene encoding L-cystatin isoform X2 produces MDVCFLLLVSFLSVFHYSNADQPLEETLVVARNVNLLGGWTDANPERKDVQEAAKEAVESFNTKSKAKKYFKLINITSARTQVTNMINYKIEATIGKTKCRKSDDANIESANIEACGMAKKATGM; encoded by the exons ATGGATGTCTGCTTTCTCCTCCTtgtgtcttttctctctgtgttTCATTACAGCAATGCTGACCAGCCTTTGGAGGAAACATTAGTTGTAGCAA GAAATGTGAATCTGCTCGGTGGCTGGACCGACGCCAACCCAGAGAGGAAAGATGTTCAAGAAGCTGCTAAAGAAGCTGTAGAGTCATTCAACACTAAGTCCAAAGCGAAGAAATACTTCAAACTTATCAATATCACATCGGCTCGCACTCAG GTAACAAATATGATAAACTACAAAATAGAGGCCACTATCGGAAAGACAAAATGCCGCAAATCAGATGATGCAAATATTGAAAGTGCAAATATTGAGGCTTGTGGCATGGCAAAAA aagcaactGGCATGTAA
- the si:busm1-57f23.1 gene encoding cystatin isoform X1: protein MDVCFLLLVSFLSVFHYSNADQPLEETLVVARNVNLLGGWTDANPERKDVQEAAKEAVESFNTKSKAKKYFKLINITSARTQVTNMINYKIEATIGKTKCRKSDDANIESANIEACGMAKKQLACKFEVTLNPMNDDHEVQKMSCRRSS from the exons ATGGATGTCTGCTTTCTCCTCCTtgtgtcttttctctctgtgttTCATTACAGCAATGCTGACCAGCCTTTGGAGGAAACATTAGTTGTAGCAA GAAATGTGAATCTGCTCGGTGGCTGGACCGACGCCAACCCAGAGAGGAAAGATGTTCAAGAAGCTGCTAAAGAAGCTGTAGAGTCATTCAACACTAAGTCCAAAGCGAAGAAATACTTCAAACTTATCAATATCACATCGGCTCGCACTCAG GTAACAAATATGATAAACTACAAAATAGAGGCCACTATCGGAAAGACAAAATGCCGCAAATCAGATGATGCAAATATTGAAAGTGCAAATATTGAGGCTTGTGGCATGGCAAAAAAG caactGGCATGTAAGTTTGAAGTAACCCTTAACCCAATGAATGATGACCATGAGGTGCAGAAGATGTCCTGCAGAAGATCCTCTTGA
- the tmem267 gene encoding transmembrane protein 267 has product MRGFYSKLDSSSLGMAVPLNLAVETEKAQALLQTFSTASLLASAGLGTFCFFVDHFLTLPFIQHHLWFRAVLDNAVHGIIGLWSWAIVIGLRKKSDFYEVVLAGFLASVIDLDHFYMAGSLSLKAAVNLPHRPPLHCSSLIPVLCFSLRLLMWACRLKDSWCSLPWMLFISLTSHHIRDGVRHGLWVCPFGNTAPISYWLYVTITATLPHLCSVLMYLTGTRDMISTKHGVAIDV; this is encoded by the exons ATGAGGGGCTTTTACTCAAAGCTGGATTCCTCATCTTTGGGCATGGCTGTGCCTCTGAACCTGGCTGTGGAGACTGAGAAAGCTCAGGCCCTGCTCCAGACCTTCAGCACTGCTTCTCTGTTAGCCAGCGCAGGCCTGGGCACTTTCTGCTTCTTTGTTGATCACTTTCTGACACTCCCCTTCATCCAACACCATCTGTGGTTCAGGGCTGTCCTTGATAATGCCGTCCATGGCATTATTGGACTCTGGTCCTGGGCCATTGTGATTGGGTTGAGGAAGAAAAGTGACTTCTATGAAGTCGTCTTGGCTGGGTTTCTGGCCTCTGTCATTGACCTGGACCACTTCTACATGGCTGGATCATTGTCGCTCAAG GCTGCTGTGAATCTGCCGCACAGGCCTCCGTTGCACTGCTCCAGCCTGATCCCAGTGCTGTGCTTCTCTCTGCGCCTCCTCATGTGGGCCTGTCGGCTTAAGGACTCCTGGTGCTCCCTGCCCTGGATGCTGTTTATCTCACTGACGTCGCACCACATCCGCGACGGCGTTCGCCACGGTCTCTGGGTGTGTCCGTTTGGCAACACGGCACCCATCTCCTATTGGCTGTATGTCACCATCACAGCCACCCTCCCTCATCTGTGCTCTGTGCTCATGTATCTGACCGGCACTAGAGACATGATCTCCACCAAACACGGAGTCGCCATAGACGTCTGA